In a genomic window of Struthio camelus isolate bStrCam1 chromosome 16, bStrCam1.hap1, whole genome shotgun sequence:
- the TAX1BP3 gene encoding tax1-binding protein 3 produces MSYVPGQPVTAVVQRIEIHKLRQGDNLILGFSIGGGIDQDPTQNPFSEDKTDKGIYVTRVTEGGPAEVAGLQIGDKIMQVNGWDMTMVTHDQARKRLTKRNEEVVRLLVTRQSLQKAVQQSMMS; encoded by the exons caaAGAATTGAAATACATAAGCTTCGTCAAGGTGACAATTTGATTCTAGGATTCAGCATTGGAGGTGGCATCGACCAGGACCCTACTCAGAATCCTTTCTCTGAAGATAAGACTGACAAG ggtattTATGTAACGAGGGTGACAGAAGGAGGCCCAGCAGAAGTTGCAGGGCTCCAGATCGGAGATAAGATCATGCAG GTGAATGGCTGGGATATGACAATGGTAACTCatgaccaagccaggaagaggcTGACCAAAAGAAATGAAGAGGTGGTACGGCTCCTGGTGACCAGGCAATCTCTGCAGAAGGCTGTGCAACAATCAATGATGTCCTAA